The Quercus robur chromosome 7, dhQueRobu3.1, whole genome shotgun sequence genome has a segment encoding these proteins:
- the LOC126692739 gene encoding U11/U12 small nuclear ribonucleoprotein 48 kDa protein, translated as MNPNSLLTTLENLIHFSQQTLHHSLSLSISTTLHSENQNLIQCPFNPHHLIPPSALFRHSLHCHCSSSSSSNFFYHDCPAVVHFSTLQTPTPTPTATPTPLPPFLSLHSPNNPSPFDFDFSILPSDLLSIRSETDAWTDYPTAYSHAILRSLSLSLSLSGLIGNWVLMSSPRYGSIVIDVAMRDHILLLFRLCLNTIVTEALHNYSQQQQQQSNEQSVMSFFKCPVLVQALMWLASQLSILYGEMNGKLFAIHMLKQCVLEAAQLGLFITTQTQTQSHADADAGRGDEVISVSQVQAAVTALKERALLQQNFNGFHVSQPLTKYQLVAEHDYLSQRAYEERKRRPNYRPILEHDGLRQQSFRQETNKTKTREELLAEERDYKRRRMSYRGKKGKKTAVQVTRDIIDEYMEEIKKAGGIGCLVKGTEDQGMFPSESFSAHDSTITVDEPRKSDYAAPRGSQYNYRAHSNSEYGKRSNSLKDASLNEHHEYVNQGFSNWNKRDREIFSRSPSRNDSTITVDEPRKSDYAAARGSQYNDRTQSHSDCGKRSKSLKDASLNEHHDYVDQRRSNRDKHDSEIYSRSPSRNDSHRRSHVRSSHRRERDDLEVSNTRHHEIKQPSSGMLKYHYGRSSSSRSNSVNDSVAKQDEQKSNVEDRRGRKTYDNHSSDFLVQNAFEDRYIPSESRDMYEDDLSTGSKHQTR; from the exons ATGAACCCTAATTCGTTACTGACCACACTTGAAAACCTCATCCACTTCTCCCAACAAACCCTCCATCACTCCCTTTCCCTTTCCATTTCCACCACTCTCCATTCTGAAAACCAAAACCTAATCCAATGCCCATTCAATCCCCACCATCTCATCCCCCCTTCCGCCCTCTTCCGCCACTCCCTTCACTGCCactgctcttcttcttcttcttccaattTTTTCTATCACGATTGCCCCGCCGTCGTTCACTTCTCCACTCTACAaaccccaaccccaaccccaacCGCTACTCCTACTCCTCTTCCCCCCTTTTTATCCCTTCACTCTCCCAACAATCCTTCTCCTTTCGATTTCGATTTCTCAATTCTCCCCTCCGACTTGCTCTCTATTAGATCCGAAACCGACGCCTGGACTGATTACCCCACCGCCTACTCCCACGCCATTCTCCGTtccctttccctttccctttccctttccGGGCTGATCGGAAATTGGGTGCTCATGAGTTCCCCGCGATACGGCAGCATTGTCATTGATGTGGCAATGAGGGATCATATATTGTTGCTTTTCAGGCTCTGCCTCAACACTATTGTCACGGAAGCTCTACATAATtattctcaacaacaacaacaacaatcgaATGAGCAGAGTGTAATGAGTTTTTTCAAGTGTCCCGTTTTGGTACAGGCGTTGATGTGGTTAGCCTCTCAGCTTTCCATTCTCTATGGTGAAATGAATGGGAAGCTATTTGCTATTCACATGCTTAAGCAATGTGTATTGGAGGCAGCGCAATTGGGATTGTTTATCACCACCCAGACCCAGACCCAGTCCcatgctgatgctgatgctggCCGTGGAGATGAGGTCATTTCTGTGTCACAAGTCCAAGCAGCGGTTACTGCATTGAAAGAAAGAGCTTTGCTTCAACAAAACTTTAATGGGTTTCATGTTTCTCAACCGCTTACCAAGTATCAGCT gGTGGCTGAGCATGATTATCTGTCACAGAGAGCATATGAAGAGCGGAAAAGACGTCCAAACTATAGGCCTATACTTGAGCATGACGGACTTAGGCAACAGTCCTTTAGACAG GAAACAAACAAGACTAAGACTAGAGAGGAGTTACTGGCTGAAGAAAGGGATTACAAACGCAGAAGAATGTCATATCGTggaaaaaaggggaagaaaacaGCTGTACAG gttacaagggatataatagACGAATACATGGAGGAAATTAAGAAAGCTGGAGGAATTGGGTGTTTGGTGAAGGGAACTGAAGATCAAGGAATGTTTCCATCTGAATCATTTTCTGCTCATGACAGCACCATCACTGTTGATGAGCCAAGAAAAAGTGATTATGCAGCACCCAGAGGTAGCCAATATAATTATAGGGCACACTCAAACTCTGAGTATGGTAAGAGATCTAATAGTTTGAAAGATGCTTCTCTTAACGAGCACCATGAATATGTAAATCAGGGATTTTCCAATTGGAACAAGCGTGATAGGGAAATTTTTTCAAGAAGCCCCAGCAGAAATGATAGCACCATCACTGTTGATGAGCCAAGAAAAAGTGATTATGCGGCAGCCAGAGGTAGCCAATATAATGATAGGACACAGTCACACTCTGATTGTGGTAAGAGATCTAAAAGTTTGAAAGATGCTTCTCTTAATGAGCACCATGATTATGTGGATCAGAGACGTTCCAATCGGGACAAACATGATAGTGAAATTTATTCAAGAAGCCCCAGCAGAAATGATAGTCATCGTCGGTCACATGTGCGAAGTAGTCATCGAAGAGAGCGAGATGATCTGGAGGTGTCCAATACCAGGCACCATGAGATTAAGCAGCCATCTTCTGGCATGTTAAAATATCATTATGGTAGATCATCTTCTTCTAGGTCAAATTCTGTGAATGATTCAGTTGCAAAACAAGACGAACAGAAATCAAACGTTGAGGATAGAAGGGGAAGAAAAACATATGACAATCATAGTTCAGACTTTCTGGTACAAAATGCTTTTGAGGATCGATACATTCCTTCAGAATCTCGTGATATGTATGAAGATGATCTCTCCACTGGCAGCAAGCATCAGACCAGATAA